In Denitratisoma sp. DHT3, one DNA window encodes the following:
- a CDS encoding NAD(P)H-hydrate dehydratase translates to MTAILRSAALRDIEARHAEAQPPLMERAGRAAAQLALRLQAALEGPPLIFAGPGNNGGDALVVARLLREAGLAPVVASSADAERLPADARQAMQAWRRAGGEICSEVPEGRYGLVVDGLFGIGLTRPLEGHYAQWVERINGYGGPVLALDCPSGLDSETGHVLGRAVRASHTLSFIALKPGLLTLDGPDCCGELTLNDLGLDLGNGVAAATSGRLVERALFADHLRPRRRNSHKGSHGSVGILGGAPGMAGAALLAGRAALKLGAGRVHVGMLEALAVDHAQPELMLRAANEVLGLATVLAVGPGLGQTAQAAELLRQTIATALPLVLDADGLNLLASHPVLGGRLARRDAPTLLTPHPAEAARLLDGSVDAVQADRLAAALELARRFNAVVVLKGCGSVIASPDSHWFINATGNPGLASAGSGDVLTGIVAALLAQGWPAVEAALGGVHLHGAAADMLVAAQAGPIGLTAGELADAARRLLNAWCVQNQPNSGLRG, encoded by the coding sequence ATGACCGCCATTTTGCGTTCCGCCGCGCTCCGCGACATCGAAGCCCGCCATGCCGAGGCCCAGCCGCCATTGATGGAGCGCGCGGGCCGCGCCGCCGCCCAACTCGCCCTGCGCCTGCAGGCCGCCCTGGAGGGGCCGCCCCTGATCTTCGCCGGTCCGGGCAACAACGGCGGCGACGCGCTGGTGGTGGCCCGCCTGCTGCGCGAAGCGGGCCTGGCGCCGGTGGTGGCGTCCAGCGCCGACGCCGAGCGCCTGCCGGCCGACGCCCGCCAGGCCATGCAAGCCTGGCGCCGCGCGGGCGGCGAGATATGTTCCGAGGTTCCCGAGGGACGGTACGGCCTGGTGGTGGACGGCCTCTTCGGCATCGGCCTGACGCGCCCCCTGGAAGGGCATTACGCCCAGTGGGTGGAGCGCATCAACGGCTACGGCGGCCCAGTGCTGGCGCTGGACTGCCCTTCCGGGCTGGACAGCGAGACTGGACACGTTCTCGGCCGCGCCGTGCGGGCCAGCCATACGCTCAGCTTCATCGCGCTGAAACCCGGACTGCTGACCCTGGACGGCCCGGACTGCTGCGGCGAGCTGACCCTGAACGACCTGGGCCTAGACCTGGGCAATGGCGTGGCGGCAGCCACGAGCGGTCGGCTGGTGGAGCGCGCCCTCTTCGCCGACCACCTGCGCCCCCGCCGCCGCAACAGCCACAAGGGCAGCCACGGCTCCGTCGGTATCCTCGGCGGCGCGCCGGGCATGGCGGGCGCCGCCCTGCTGGCCGGCCGCGCCGCCTTGAAGCTGGGCGCCGGCCGCGTCCATGTCGGCATGCTGGAGGCGCTGGCGGTGGATCACGCGCAGCCGGAACTGATGCTGCGCGCCGCCAACGAAGTGCTCGGCCTCGCCACCGTCCTGGCGGTCGGCCCCGGTCTCGGGCAGACGGCGCAGGCCGCCGAGTTGCTGCGCCAGACGATCGCCACTGCCCTGCCCCTGGTGCTCGACGCCGACGGCCTCAACCTGCTGGCGAGCCATCCGGTGCTCGGCGGCCGCCTGGCGCGCCGCGATGCGCCGACGCTGCTCACGCCCCACCCGGCGGAGGCCGCCCGCCTGCTGGACGGCAGCGTGGACGCGGTACAGGCCGACCGGCTCGCGGCGGCGCTGGAGTTGGCGCGCCGCTTCAACGCCGTGGTCGTTCTCAAGGGCTGCGGCAGCGTGATCGCCAGCCCGGACAGCCATTGGTTCATCAACGCCACCGGCAATCCGGGCCTGGCTTCGGCCGGCAGCGGCGACGTGCTGACCGGGATCGTCGCGGCCCTGCTGGCCCAGGGCTGGCCCGCCGTCGAAGCCGCCCTGGGCGGCGTGCATCTGCACGGCGCGGCGGCCGACATGCTGGTGGCGGCCCAGGCGGGCCCCATCGGGCTGACGGCCGGCGAACTGGCCGACGCCGCCCGGCGCCTGCTGAATGCATGGTGCGTGCAGAATCAACCGAACAGCGGATTGCGGGGATAG
- a CDS encoding helix-turn-helix domain-containing protein, which yields MRQVSTGKAGPNVLEGMMAYLLGKLDLPPGAAPLLLPAATMPQFEQQFQKAIRLLAEKTARRGELTTVFDKAGVLLCRVLVTCRTLEEAIQNVLDFYLMVSPQSDECGFRRGGRSALFICSRHPTLRHSEASALVLAVGVLYFIQLFSWLIGTPLSPSRVMLTHTLSPKAEPLLRVFNAPVAAGAGYYGFEFDAELLSRPVIRRAEDIPLFLDGFPCRLFTAMPEAPPLRRQIQLYLDAALAHRDPLPRAGAVAAMFGLSEATLRRRLRGEGCSYDQLRDQAVKTTALRYLADPSLSVDQISERLGFSDSKSFRRAFHRWVGCAPTELRKTHCPPAG from the coding sequence ATGCGCCAAGTCTCCACGGGCAAAGCCGGTCCCAACGTGCTGGAGGGCATGATGGCCTATCTGCTGGGCAAGCTGGATCTGCCGCCAGGAGCGGCGCCGCTCCTGCTGCCGGCCGCCACCATGCCCCAATTCGAGCAGCAGTTCCAGAAGGCGATCCGGCTGCTGGCGGAGAAGACGGCCCGGCGCGGAGAACTGACGACGGTGTTCGACAAGGCCGGCGTGCTGCTGTGCCGGGTACTGGTGACCTGCCGCACCCTTGAGGAGGCGATCCAGAACGTCCTGGATTTCTATCTCATGGTCAGTCCCCAGTCCGACGAATGCGGCTTCCGCCGCGGCGGCCGGAGTGCATTGTTCATCTGCAGCCGACACCCGACGCTGCGCCACAGCGAAGCCTCGGCCCTGGTGCTTGCCGTCGGCGTGCTGTACTTCATCCAACTGTTCTCCTGGCTGATCGGCACCCCGCTCAGCCCCAGCCGGGTCATGCTGACCCACACCCTGTCGCCCAAGGCCGAGCCGCTGCTGCGCGTGTTCAATGCACCGGTTGCGGCCGGCGCCGGCTATTACGGCTTCGAATTCGATGCCGAACTGCTCTCCCGTCCCGTCATCCGCCGCGCGGAGGACATCCCGCTGTTCCTGGACGGTTTTCCCTGCCGACTGTTTACGGCGATGCCGGAGGCGCCGCCGCTGCGTCGGCAGATCCAGCTCTATCTCGACGCGGCGCTGGCCCACCGCGACCCCCTGCCCCGCGCAGGCGCCGTCGCCGCCATGTTCGGTCTTTCCGAGGCCACGCTGCGGCGCCGCCTGCGCGGCGAAGGCTGCAGTTACGACCAATTGCGCGACCAGGCGGTCAAGACGACCGCCCTGCGCTACCTGGCCGACCCCAGCCTGAGCGTGGACCAGATCTCGGAGCGTCTCGGCTTCAGCGACAGCAAGTCCTTCCGCCGCGCCTTCCATCGCTGGGTGGGCTGCGCCCCCACCGAACTGCGCAAGACCCATTGCCCGCCGGCCGGCTGA
- the nadC gene encoding carboxylating nicotinate-nucleotide diphosphorylase codes for MDFSIPLAAEVERNVLAALVEDIGGGDLTALLTPDGRRARGIVISRESAVLCGRAWFNACFQRLDPAAQITWHVNDGEQLSVGQSLCEIKADTRALLTAERPALNFIQMLSGTATATRKYVEAVAGTRARIVDTRKTLPGLRLAQKYAVHCGGGTNHRLGLYDGILIKENHIMAAGSITAALAQARALGRNDVFIQVEVENLEQLAEALDAGAKMILLDNMSLQEMHLAVGLTAGRAQLEASGGISLETVRAIAETGVDRISVGSLTKDVRATDLSLRHVES; via the coding sequence ATGGATTTTTCCATCCCCCTTGCCGCGGAAGTCGAACGCAACGTGCTGGCTGCACTGGTCGAAGACATCGGCGGCGGTGACTTGACCGCGCTGCTCACGCCCGACGGCCGCCGCGCCAGGGGCATCGTGATCAGCCGCGAGTCGGCCGTGCTCTGCGGGCGGGCGTGGTTCAACGCCTGTTTCCAGCGCCTGGATCCAGCCGCCCAAATCACCTGGCATGTAAACGACGGCGAGCAATTGAGCGTCGGGCAGTCCCTGTGCGAAATCAAAGCCGACACTCGCGCCCTGCTCACCGCGGAACGGCCGGCCTTGAACTTCATCCAGATGCTGTCCGGAACCGCCACCGCCACCCGCAAGTACGTGGAGGCGGTGGCCGGCACCCGCGCCCGCATCGTGGACACCCGCAAGACCCTGCCCGGCCTGCGCCTGGCGCAGAAATACGCGGTGCACTGCGGCGGCGGCACCAACCACCGGCTCGGCCTCTACGACGGCATCCTGATCAAGGAAAATCACATCATGGCCGCCGGCAGCATCACTGCGGCCCTGGCACAGGCTCGGGCCCTGGGCCGCAACGACGTGTTCATCCAGGTCGAAGTGGAAAACCTGGAACAATTGGCCGAAGCGCTCGACGCCGGCGCCAAGATGATTCTGCTCGACAACATGAGCCTGCAGGAAATGCACCTGGCAGTCGGGCTCACCGCCGGACGCGCGCAGCTCGAAGCCTCCGGCGGCATCAGTCTGGAGACCGTGCGCGCCATTGCCGAGACCGGCGTGGACCGCATTTCCGTCGGCAGCCTGACCAAGGATGTCCGCGCCACCGACCTTTCACTGCGCCACGTGGAATCTTGA
- the sdhC gene encoding succinate dehydrogenase, cytochrome b556 subunit: MHGIPRRAARPMFLNLLALRFPIGAVVSIGHRLSGLLLVVALPFLVAFFERCLESERIYQQTMAAMRSPLGTVIMLILCGSLVLHVLAGVRHLLMDIDIGSSLPIARRTAWLVLSASAVAAATLAGGWWLS, from the coding sequence ATGCATGGAATACCACGTCGGGCGGCACGCCCCATGTTTCTGAATCTGCTGGCGCTGCGATTTCCGATCGGCGCGGTGGTTTCGATCGGCCATCGCCTGTCGGGTCTCCTACTGGTCGTGGCGCTGCCTTTCCTGGTGGCCTTTTTCGAGCGCTGCCTCGAAAGTGAGCGGATTTATCAGCAAACGATGGCTGCGATGCGCAGCCCTCTTGGCACCGTCATCATGCTCATCCTGTGCGGGTCGCTGGTGCTGCACGTTCTGGCGGGCGTGCGCCATCTGCTGATGGACATCGACATCGGCTCGAGCCTGCCGATCGCACGCAGGACGGCGTGGCTCGTACTGTCGGCCAGCGCGGTCGCGGCGGCGACACTGGCCGGAGGATGGTGGCTGTCATGA
- a CDS encoding aldo/keto reductase, with protein sequence MPDLARRRLGSQGPLASAIGFGAAVLSPGYYEPVEDAAAIDVLRYALDCGINLIDTSNVYGLGHNETLVGRAVAGRRDQVLIASKFGWVVDGSSGSAVQVKYDMPGIRANGHPAYVHQCIDESLRRLDTDYLDLYYQHFPDPAVPVEETVGAMADLVRQGKVRHLGLCNVDAATLERAQRVHPIAAVQNEFSLWARQPERELLPAAERLGVALVTWCPLGSGFLAQDFSEVHDYRCVQARFKAGNLAENRRRFEPLRQLAGDLGISEACLALAWLLHRGPGVVPIPGMTQRRHVDDNLTATTLSLDAATLARIDVLAPPGLAVGDLLF encoded by the coding sequence ATGCCTGACCTTGCTCGCCGCCGGCTGGGAAGCCAGGGGCCGCTGGCCTCGGCCATCGGCTTCGGTGCCGCCGTGCTGTCCCCCGGCTATTACGAACCTGTCGAGGACGCCGCCGCGATCGACGTCCTGCGCTATGCGCTGGATTGCGGCATCAATCTGATCGACACCTCCAATGTCTATGGCCTGGGCCACAACGAGACGCTGGTGGGGCGGGCGGTGGCCGGTCGGCGGGATCAGGTGCTGATCGCCTCGAAGTTCGGCTGGGTGGTGGACGGCTCGTCCGGCTCGGCGGTGCAGGTCAAGTACGACATGCCGGGCATCCGGGCCAACGGGCACCCTGCCTATGTCCATCAGTGCATCGACGAGAGCCTGCGCCGTCTTGATACGGATTATCTGGACCTCTACTACCAGCACTTCCCAGATCCGGCGGTGCCGGTGGAGGAGACCGTCGGCGCCATGGCCGATCTGGTGCGGCAGGGCAAGGTGCGCCATCTGGGGCTGTGCAATGTCGACGCGGCGACGCTGGAGCGGGCCCAGCGGGTGCATCCCATCGCCGCGGTGCAGAACGAATTCTCCCTCTGGGCGCGCCAGCCGGAGCGCGAACTGCTGCCCGCCGCGGAACGGCTGGGCGTGGCCCTGGTGACTTGGTGTCCGCTGGGATCGGGTTTCCTGGCCCAGGACTTCAGCGAGGTGCATGACTACCGCTGCGTCCAGGCGCGCTTCAAGGCCGGGAATCTCGCCGAGAACCGGCGTCGTTTCGAACCGCTGCGGCAGCTGGCAGGGGACCTCGGTATCTCCGAGGCTTGTCTCGCCCTGGCCTGGCTGCTGCATCGCGGGCCAGGCGTCGTGCCGATCCCCGGCATGACCCAGCGCCGGCATGTGGACGACAACCTGACGGCGACGACCCTGTCGCTCGACGCCGCCACGCTGGCCAGGATCGACGTGTTGGCGCCCCCCGGATTGGCCGTGGGCGATCTGTTGTTCTGA
- a CDS encoding phosphotransferase family protein, producing MTELSSQAVDTRTSNRDLNHIQERLTAWLGRALGAGADPVITELRNPGKTGMSSETLLFDLEWRQDGSVRTGSYVARLPPPDDAFPIFSQYDFDRQVGVMRLVRKYSQVPVPEVLWYEPAADALGVPFFIMEMVTGEAASDNPPYVFGGWLHDARPEDQARMQEQTIAAIAGVHGIRAPAEETAFLLAPHPGATPLRRHFAGERAYYDWGRSGRHFPLVEKLFAWIEAHWPEDEGETVICWGDSRVGNMLWREFSPTAVLDWEMATLGPRELDVAWTILLHKYFQGIAALVGFPSAPMPHFMRYADVVASYERVSGQKLKNMDFYLAYGLLRMALVDIRITQRRIKFGEAQEPGDPDLYLMCRPLVEAVLAGNDPWN from the coding sequence ATGACGGAACTCTCTTCGCAAGCTGTCGACACGCGCACTTCCAATCGCGACCTGAATCATATCCAGGAGCGGCTCACCGCCTGGCTGGGGCGGGCCCTGGGCGCGGGCGCCGATCCCGTGATCACCGAGCTGCGCAATCCGGGCAAGACCGGCATGTCCAGCGAGACGCTGCTGTTCGATCTGGAGTGGCGGCAGGATGGGAGCGTCCGCACGGGCAGCTACGTCGCCCGGCTGCCGCCGCCCGATGATGCCTTCCCCATCTTTTCGCAATACGATTTCGACCGGCAGGTCGGCGTGATGCGCCTGGTGCGCAAGTACAGCCAGGTCCCGGTGCCCGAGGTGCTCTGGTACGAGCCCGCCGCGGATGCCCTGGGCGTGCCTTTTTTCATCATGGAGATGGTCACCGGCGAAGCGGCCAGCGACAATCCGCCCTACGTCTTCGGCGGCTGGCTGCATGATGCCCGCCCCGAGGATCAGGCGCGGATGCAGGAGCAGACCATCGCCGCCATCGCCGGTGTGCATGGCATCCGCGCGCCGGCCGAGGAAACCGCCTTTCTCCTGGCGCCCCATCCCGGCGCCACGCCCTTGCGCCGCCACTTCGCCGGTGAGCGGGCCTATTACGATTGGGGCCGGAGTGGACGCCACTTCCCCCTGGTGGAAAAACTGTTCGCCTGGATCGAGGCGCACTGGCCGGAGGACGAAGGGGAGACCGTGATCTGCTGGGGCGATTCGCGGGTGGGCAACATGCTGTGGCGGGAATTCTCCCCCACGGCGGTGCTGGACTGGGAAATGGCCACGCTCGGCCCGCGCGAGCTCGACGTGGCCTGGACCATCCTGCTGCACAAGTACTTCCAGGGCATCGCCGCCCTGGTCGGTTTTCCGAGTGCGCCGATGCCGCATTTCATGCGGTATGCCGACGTGGTGGCGAGCTATGAGCGGGTCAGCGGACAGAAGCTGAAGAACATGGATTTCTATCTGGCTTATGGCCTGCTGCGCATGGCCTTGGTGGACATCCGCATCACCCAGCGCCGGATCAAGTTCGGCGAGGCGCAGGAACCGGGCGATCCCGACCTTTATCTGATGTGCCGTCCGCTGGTGGAGGCGGTGTTGGCAGGGAACGATCCCTGGAATTAA
- the sdhD gene encoding succinate dehydrogenase, hydrophobic membrane anchor protein codes for MKLFGGLRPWVIQRLTALYLLLSMLTLTAFIVFEEPMSFTAWRALMLQPTGKVAILMFFTALFLHAWVGLRDVLLDYAKPLALRSLLMASGAFGLIALELWVIVILTGTG; via the coding sequence ATGAAGCTGTTTGGCGGACTGCGCCCATGGGTCATCCAGCGCCTGACGGCGCTCTACCTGCTGCTGTCCATGCTGACACTGACGGCGTTCATCGTTTTCGAGGAGCCGATGAGCTTCACGGCGTGGCGCGCATTGATGCTTCAGCCAACCGGCAAGGTGGCAATCCTCATGTTTTTCACCGCGCTTTTCCTTCACGCCTGGGTCGGCCTGCGCGATGTTCTGCTCGATTACGCAAAGCCGTTGGCGCTGCGCTCGCTGCTCATGGCATCAGGCGCCTTCGGCCTCATCGCCCTCGAACTGTGGGTGATCGTCATTCTGACTGGAACGGGATAG
- a CDS encoding succinate dehydrogenase iron-sulfur subunit gives MRFSIYRYDPERGGKPYMQDYQIDPVHGDKMLLDALMHIRQIDDSLSFRRSCREGICGSDGMNINGRNGLACITPLADLKEPVVLRPLPGLPVIRDLIVDMTQFFAHYHAIKPYLINHQPAPERERLQSPEQRAELDGLWECILCACCSSFCPSYWWNPDKFIGPAGLLQGYRFIADSRDTATRERLEFLDDVYRLYRCRSIMNCTEVCPKGLSPSRAIEKIRLKLLKQSI, from the coding sequence ATGCGCTTTTCGATCTATCGATATGACCCCGAGCGTGGTGGCAAGCCGTACATGCAGGACTACCAAATCGATCCGGTGCACGGCGACAAGATGTTATTGGATGCCTTGATGCACATTCGACAGATCGACGACAGCCTGTCCTTCCGGCGGTCCTGCCGGGAGGGAATCTGCGGTTCGGACGGCATGAACATCAACGGCCGCAACGGCCTTGCCTGCATCACGCCGCTCGCCGACCTGAAGGAGCCGGTGGTATTGCGTCCATTGCCCGGCCTTCCCGTGATCCGCGATCTGATCGTGGACATGACGCAATTCTTCGCGCACTACCACGCCATCAAGCCCTACCTCATCAACCATCAGCCGGCACCGGAGCGCGAACGGTTGCAGTCGCCCGAGCAACGCGCCGAACTCGATGGTCTGTGGGAGTGCATCCTGTGCGCCTGCTGCAGCAGCTTCTGTCCTTCCTATTGGTGGAACCCAGACAAATTCATTGGCCCGGCGGGGTTGCTGCAGGGCTATCGGTTCATCGCCGACAGCCGCGACACTGCCACCCGCGAGCGCCTGGAGTTCCTCGACGACGTCTATCGCCTCTACCGCTGCCGCTCGATCATGAACTGCACCGAGGTATGTCCCAAAGGACTGAGCCCATCACGGGCGATCGAGAAAATCCGCCTCAAGCTGCTCAAACAGTCAATCTGA
- a CDS encoding SDR family NAD(P)-dependent oxidoreductase, whose translation MDYQPKLNSPHSGVVVTGSASGLGLASAEALAAVGRPVALWDINGARAVEAAATLAERYGVATLGVGIDLRDADAIAPALAQSRAALPDLGGLVHAAGVLDTGSLDGITPQSWEDGINVHLRPLALITQAMLPDLRARPGGAIVAFSSINATLGNGANPVYSAAKGGVLSLVRSLADRLALEGIRINAISPGQIYTPMLQPVVDVLTPAYFERRILLGRIGVPAEIGRAVRFLMSDEASYITATELVVDGGNISSQR comes from the coding sequence ATGGACTATCAGCCCAAACTGAATTCGCCGCACAGCGGCGTCGTCGTGACCGGCAGCGCTTCCGGACTGGGATTGGCTTCCGCCGAGGCGCTGGCCGCCGTCGGGCGTCCGGTGGCGCTATGGGACATCAACGGGGCCCGAGCCGTGGAGGCCGCCGCCACGCTGGCCGAGCGTTACGGTGTGGCGACCCTGGGCGTCGGCATCGACCTGCGCGACGCCGACGCCATCGCACCGGCCCTGGCGCAGAGCCGCGCCGCATTGCCCGACCTGGGCGGATTGGTGCATGCGGCCGGCGTCCTGGATACGGGTTCCCTGGACGGGATCACGCCGCAGAGCTGGGAGGACGGCATCAATGTGCATCTGCGGCCCCTGGCCCTGATCACCCAGGCCATGCTGCCGGACCTGCGCGCCCGGCCCGGTGGTGCCATCGTGGCCTTCTCCTCCATCAACGCCACCCTGGGCAACGGCGCCAACCCGGTCTATTCCGCCGCCAAGGGCGGGGTGCTCTCCCTGGTCCGCTCGCTGGCGGATCGGCTGGCCCTGGAGGGCATCCGCATCAATGCCATTTCGCCGGGTCAGATCTACACGCCGATGTTGCAGCCGGTGGTGGACGTGCTGACGCCGGCCTATTTCGAGCGCCGCATCCTGCTCGGCCGCATCGGCGTGCCGGCGGAAATCGGCCGGGCGGTGCGTTTCCTGATGTCCGACGAGGCCAGCTACATCACGGCGACGGAACTGGTGGTGGATGGCGGAAACATCTCGTCCCAGCGCTGA
- a CDS encoding FMN-binding glutamate synthase family protein, with protein MLDLLLVTLGVLLVLAILGTAAYWYVRDTTQKRHTILRNYPLVGHLRYVFERLGEYFRQYFFLGDREERPFNRATRSWVYRLAKNEGGVIGFGSTYDKRRPGALIFVNAPFPVLDEERLPPPPCRIGEGYCKQPFAGASLVNISGMSFGAISRPAVQALSHGAAEAGCWFDTGEGGLSPYHLEGGCDLIFQIGTAKYGVRDEHGRLSESRLRELAAHEQVRAFEIKLSQGAKPGKGGVLPAAKVTPEIARIRGIPPGMDSLSPNRHPDIGNVDQLLDMVSRVRDVTGKPVGVKTAVGGREFMRLLCEAVLRRGLASAPDFLVVDGGEGGSGAAPQALADHMALSIDEALPRVVDALLASGLKERIRVVAAGQLVTSAQAAWALACGADFVNTARGFLFALGCIQALRCHTNTCPTGITTHDPKLQRGLVVEEKALRVANYCRNMNHEIEMIAHSCGLRHGREFRREHVRIVQGPGHSEALSTLYPYPRNPLFG; from the coding sequence ATGTTGGACTTGCTGCTTGTCACGCTCGGAGTGCTTCTGGTGCTGGCCATCCTCGGAACGGCGGCCTACTGGTACGTCAGGGACACCACCCAGAAACGGCACACCATCTTGCGCAACTACCCTTTGGTGGGACACCTGCGTTACGTCTTCGAGCGACTGGGGGAATACTTCCGCCAGTATTTTTTCCTCGGGGATCGCGAAGAGCGGCCTTTCAATCGGGCGACCCGGAGTTGGGTTTATCGGCTGGCCAAGAACGAGGGCGGGGTCATCGGTTTCGGCTCCACCTACGACAAGCGTCGGCCGGGTGCGCTGATTTTCGTCAACGCGCCATTCCCGGTACTTGACGAGGAACGTTTGCCGCCGCCGCCGTGCCGGATCGGCGAAGGCTATTGCAAGCAGCCTTTCGCGGGCGCTTCGCTGGTCAATATCAGCGGCATGAGTTTCGGCGCCATCTCCAGGCCTGCGGTGCAGGCGCTATCCCACGGTGCGGCTGAGGCCGGCTGCTGGTTCGACACGGGAGAGGGCGGCTTGTCGCCCTATCATCTGGAAGGCGGCTGCGATCTGATTTTTCAGATCGGCACCGCCAAGTACGGTGTCCGCGACGAACACGGGCGACTGTCGGAAAGCCGTCTGCGCGAACTGGCTGCCCACGAGCAGGTGCGGGCCTTCGAAATCAAGCTGTCCCAGGGCGCCAAGCCCGGCAAGGGCGGAGTGCTGCCTGCCGCCAAGGTAACGCCGGAAATCGCCCGCATCAGGGGCATTCCGCCGGGTATGGATTCGCTCTCGCCGAATCGCCATCCGGACATCGGCAATGTCGATCAGTTGCTGGACATGGTGTCGCGGGTCCGCGACGTGACCGGCAAGCCGGTTGGGGTCAAGACCGCCGTCGGCGGCCGCGAATTCATGCGCCTGTTGTGCGAGGCGGTGCTGCGTCGCGGCCTCGCCAGTGCGCCCGATTTCCTGGTCGTCGATGGCGGCGAGGGCGGTTCGGGCGCGGCGCCCCAGGCTCTGGCCGACCACATGGCGCTGTCCATCGACGAGGCGTTGCCGAGAGTGGTGGATGCCCTGCTGGCGTCGGGGCTGAAGGAACGCATCCGGGTGGTGGCGGCCGGTCAGTTGGTCACCTCGGCGCAGGCGGCCTGGGCCTTGGCCTGCGGCGCCGACTTCGTGAATACCGCGCGAGGCTTTCTCTTCGCACTCGGTTGCATCCAGGCTTTGCGCTGCCATACCAATACTTGTCCCACCGGAATCACCACCCATGATCCCAAATTGCAGCGCGGGCTGGTGGTGGAGGAGAAGGCCCTGCGGGTGGCGAACTACTGCCGCAACATGAACCATGAGATCGAGATGATCGCCCACAGTTGCGGTCTGCGCCACGGCAGAGAATTTCGCCGCGAACATGTGCGCATCGTCCAGGGACCGGGCCACAGTGAGGCGTTGAGCACCCTCTACCCCTATCCCCGCAATCCGCTGTTCGGTTGA
- a CDS encoding phytoene desaturase family protein encodes MDKYDVIVIGAGYGGASVAALLAKAGKRVALVDKTPKPAGKVQWLDRRGYKIEAFGAVGIPALNSRFHELVDTLGVADRVEFIIPEGNSMAQLFYKPHDGPWRKMVTGLRPELGPEEVDNLKRTLGVGDADLMAMGAVYGAAMAVTDDELSALDDVSFADWLKPFNLPKVMADHLGMSMNALFVVSTDKLAASEAVFTLKQMIMGGVGRYQKGGFGRVAEVCADYVVENGGSYLSRETVTQILVEDGRVVGVETKAGKRLYAKAVISNAGIQPTVLKLAGAEHFPEDYVARVKALEPSLSIAGCRYVLDKPVFEGAFVNIFGESGAIDDANWARMTQGEWPEVPPIVIDVETAFDPEMSPIPGHQIANFQIFVSADPKSPMAEEAIARADRVINELYPELHKHIVRREPYGPRMISSLSRDSVLPGMGGEAVGLGQIVGQIGRHKPSPRTPLPGLYLVGCDAGGRGAGTHQAVDSGFHVAAMVADDLA; translated from the coding sequence ATGGACAAGTACGATGTCATCGTGATCGGCGCCGGCTACGGCGGTGCCAGCGTGGCAGCCCTGCTGGCGAAGGCCGGCAAGCGGGTGGCCCTGGTGGACAAGACGCCGAAGCCGGCCGGCAAGGTGCAGTGGTTGGATCGGCGCGGCTACAAGATCGAGGCCTTTGGTGCGGTCGGTATTCCGGCGCTGAATTCGCGGTTTCACGAACTGGTCGATACTCTGGGGGTCGCGGATCGGGTCGAATTCATCATCCCCGAAGGCAACTCGATGGCACAGTTGTTCTACAAGCCCCACGACGGCCCATGGCGCAAGATGGTCACGGGCCTGCGTCCGGAGCTCGGTCCGGAGGAAGTGGACAATCTGAAGCGGACCCTGGGGGTGGGCGACGCGGACCTGATGGCCATGGGCGCTGTATACGGCGCCGCCATGGCCGTCACCGACGATGAATTGTCCGCGCTGGACGATGTCAGCTTCGCCGACTGGCTGAAGCCCTTCAATCTGCCCAAGGTGATGGCGGACCATCTGGGCATGAGCATGAATGCGCTGTTCGTTGTTTCCACCGACAAGCTCGCGGCCTCGGAAGCGGTGTTCACCCTCAAGCAGATGATCATGGGCGGCGTCGGCCGCTATCAGAAGGGCGGTTTCGGCCGCGTCGCCGAAGTGTGCGCCGACTATGTGGTTGAAAACGGCGGCAGCTATCTTTCCCGGGAGACCGTGACGCAAATTCTGGTGGAAGACGGCCGCGTCGTCGGCGTGGAGACCAAGGCGGGCAAGCGGTTGTACGCCAAGGCCGTCATCTCCAATGCCGGCATCCAGCCCACGGTGCTGAAGCTGGCCGGCGCCGAGCACTTTCCGGAGGACTACGTGGCGCGGGTCAAGGCGCTGGAGCCCAGCCTATCCATCGCCGGCTGCCGCTACGTGCTGGACAAGCCGGTCTTCGAAGGCGCCTTCGTCAACATCTTCGGCGAAAGCGGCGCGATCGACGATGCCAACTGGGCGCGCATGACGCAGGGCGAATGGCCCGAGGTGCCGCCCATCGTGATCGACGTGGAGACCGCCTTCGATCCGGAGATGTCGCCTATTCCGGGGCATCAGATCGCCAACTTTCAGATCTTCGTTTCCGCCGACCCCAAGTCGCCGATGGCCGAGGAAGCCATCGCCCGGGCCGATCGGGTCATCAACGAACTCTACCCCGAGCTGCACAAGCACATCGTCCGCCGCGAGCCTTACGGTCCGCGCATGATCTCCAGCCTCAGCCGGGACTCCGTGCTGCCCGGCATGGGCGGCGAGGCTGTCGGCCTGGGCCAGATCGTCGGCCAGATCGGCCGCCACAAACCCAGTCCGCGCACGCCGCTGCCCGGCCTGTATCTGGTCGGCTGCGATGCCGGCGGGCGCGGCGCCGGCACCCACCAGGCCGTGGATTCGGGCTTCCACGTCGCCGCCATGGTGGCCGACGACTTGGCCTAG